The genomic region TGTTGGAACATGGTTTGTGGTCATGTCTGCTTGTGAAGTCAGATCTCTGATCAGGATTAAGTAGATCTTATCAGACAGTCTGCAAACACAAGTCCTGTAACTGAACAATACAAAATTACCTCTGTTGCAGTGGTGACCTGTCATTCATAATTGGCCTATTTTgttcatgttattttggcattcatTCGTGTtgcatatcagtttgcaaacaatgtaaaaaagaaaGCAATGAGTtcataaagccacatacaaacatggttttTTGAGTAAGGCAGATCCAAACTGCAGCTGTTTCAGCCTAGTTCAcagctttctgtggtggtggggcagccagcgaaaTTAACTATTTCACTGCCAGACAaagctctgctgatagccaggtgtagcagtggtaaggtgttgggactgctgttgtgactctgctgtagggacagctttatgtaggccctaacagtttgtgtgcaccatttgtcaccgtttaaatcatgtattttttagtgttgtgttgtgttgtgttttgtagcGGCTTCGCTAGAGTTTGCATTAGATttttccccaccaagatttacattgCAAAATCCCCACtgatgttgactatgacgttactttagctaatatggtgacaacgatgtaggctgtgtgtaccGGTTACAATATGGTTTGCTTGGAAAGGTTGTTTGGGGCTGGTCACACACAGCTGATGTGATTTttattgaagtccacaagcaaagggaaacggtgagaggaggagagcgtatagttgcgagaaggaatacaaagtggctgctatgaaagtgaactgtgatcaggggtgtattcattctgccgagtATGTTGAAAAACGTTTATTAAACGGAAGCAAATATaagaaacggggataaacatacctgaatttgtccaatataaactcttgtttgcaactgttggactaataatcacaccctagataagctagatgcaggcaagagtgtgcaaggcagtattgaatgtgtctgtcacctcaaaaTGTTCTCTCGACCTGCGTGCACCTACGTTgtacattttaatttataggcTAGGTCGTAGCAACATCATGATGGGTAAAGGGAcattttgagtatcatgtagtaccCTAAACCTTTCACTGTTACATTgtactgggtgaatggaatatgaaggacagtcatCCAGTATTCTGTAATAAaaaaaggccatgctcatgaaaaattaaatcgtcctccctcatcttaaacggcaccgactgcCACTGGTAGAGAGGAATAATAACCAAACAAAACAGCCCTAAACAATAACATACACTGCTCCACAGAAATCACATGCCGAAATGATGGTTTAGTGTAACATAAAGTTGAGATGTTCACAGGGGACAGACAGGCCTATGATTCCAGCcagtagaacacacagcagccccagacacactgcagcaACTAGGAAGGTTCTCTTCCCTGAGCTATCAGGCTCTGTGGAGACAGATACTGTACATAGCATCATCAACAAGACACAATCAAACGTGGACTATAGTGATTGATGTAGGGTGAACCCTAACTTCAGCTTTAGTCATATGTCACTTAGTCTCCCAGTATCATTAAGTTAAAATATGACCTAAGTGGAAGATAGAATTCACCCCGTATTTAGTGATCGATCCCAAGTATAAAGATTCTCTTCTGTATCATCTGTTAATGAAAAAATAAGAATAGCTGCACTTTTAAAGTGCTGGTTTCTCACCCACATCTCTCTTCCTGTTGAGGAGGATGTGCATGTTGTTGTTAACCATACAGGTTTTCACAGCAACAGGAAGTAGACAGTGCCCAGTTACAGAACACATGACTACATGAACATTGAATTAACTTTCAGCAGTTAGTATACATCCTAAAATACACCTTAGGAGCCTCCAACATTTCAGAACATTTAACCTGGGACACATAGCATGTAGCATTTCATGTATCAGTTTCCACAAATAAATCATTTTAATGACTGTTTCAAAACCTTTCCCTTGTGATGTAAGACACCATCGTTTGGAAGACAAGTTGTGTTCTGTTTTTAAAATATTAATAATCTGTTTGTTAAGGTTTATTTTACACAGTTGAGTTTGGAAGACTTGTGTTTGGGGCATTGGACATCGGCCAACCTCATTATCTTAAGGTAAACAGTTTGTGTGGCAAGTGGAGGGATAATAACCATTGGTTTAAACTtccatgtgtgtgtctctatgacTACGGTGTACTTACCAGTGTTCTGAGATTCAGGCTGTTTATGTATGGACATGTACACAGTGTCCTGTCCACAGCTCTTCCTGGCCACAATAGCATAACTCTCCTCAGACTGCTCCATACACATATAAAGGCTAATTCTAATTGCTCCCTTATCATATACGTTGGTTCATTATGGAGCTGCAAACAGTACAACAGACAGTATATTATGTTGTATGCCCTGTTAAACAGTTGCTTTAGTTTAACAGTCTGTTGTGTCTGAGAACGTCCAGTGTTATAGATGTAGGGAGGACTTCACACCTTAACCAGTGGTTTGAACAGACAGCAACCTCCAGGAAGAGACACAACAGCAGATAGACACCATGATGAGTGTGTGGGCATGTAGCAGACAGGTCCACTGGTGCATGGTGTTGCTATTGGTAACCTACACGTTGTCCTTCGTACAGTGAAGGTTGTGAGTCATTATCATCTTTCATTAgcatagtttttttgtgtgtgtttcctctcagtactgttccaccctctgtgtgtgtccaggtcacACTGTTTTAAGTATCCAATCACATTCAATCAGGAAACTGGTAGACCTTGTTAAAGAACATTGTTCCTTTATTTATTAATCTGTGACTTTGTTATTCTTATTATTAAAGTGATAATCATAGGTTAATAATTGGACCCACGTGTGTTTTACTCAGCATAAGCCTATGGCAAATCACATGACATGTTTCTAATAAAACTAATGAAGAATAATTTTACAGAGTACAGTATGTCTACATACTCTCCTCTAAATCTAAACAGAACAATGatttgtcttatttttttttatctcttcCTCATTCTCTTAATTCTCTTCTACCTTCTCTATCTCAATTAGACTTTCCGAgattcctctcctcctgtctcctctcctccgttcAACCCTATTAGAGAAGGTCCAAGGCCCCTCCACTAGGATTGTATtctccaatgtgttttgagaaggaggggaggagagaggatgtgaggaggAATCAAGTAAAGCCAAATTGAAAAAGAGCTCATAGACAAGTCATAGACTATTTCACTTCTATGGTGAGTTCATCTctcactttaaccactaggtggATTCATCACTTAACCATTCAGTACTGTATTCCACCatcaacaagagagagagagagagagagagagagagagagagagagagagagagagacagagagaaagagaaagacagagagagattgttaCAGTAGGTTATTGTCACAGCGCTTTCTCACAGATCCAGTTATGATATGTGCCACATTTGTCATCATTCCATGTCTTTACAGGGTCATCTTGTCCATAGTATATCTCAACACAGTCCTCCTGCCCAGAGAACAGACCACCATTATCAGGCTGTCCTGTCCCCCAGTACCTAAACAACACAGTGAACCAGACAGTCAGAcaatgtgggacaaacatcctCCTCAATTATAGACAAAGTCCTACGTTTTAAagacacactctgtaagatgttATCAAGAATGGACCATTAATAGTGATATGTATTTTTATATAAtgacattttaataaaaaaatatgactTGATTTCTATGATACATCTATAGTTCTCATTGAATGACATTCATGAGTCGGAACATACATTTTGATGAACATGATTGGAAGAAATTTATCATTGTTGTTTTGTATCTCCATATCACAAGTTAAAATAATCAAATATCTCACCCTGTGGTCAGTGTTGTGTCGTCCACCCACTTCCAGGTCCcctcagtaacagagtcagtcagaccaatccagGCTCTCATGTGGAGGTTGAAGAGAAATGTCTGTTgttgagaaagagaaagattatGTCACTCTTAATATATTTATAAAATACTGCAAACATATTAGTGTACTGATGAAAAAAgagagtctctctctcacctgttccTTATTGCTGTTTATGATCAccaggtctgctcctctctccagacagtCCTGTCTGCTCTCCTCCCAGGTTTTCTTCTCAGTAGAGAGGAAGTACCAACTGGAGTCAAAGTATCTCCATCCCTTCTGACAATGCTGCTCTGTTGAAGAGCAAAGTTGAACACATTGAGAAACTTAGTTTGTATCTCTATACTCAAAAACCCATTGATATATAATTATTCTATCTCACAGTTAATATATCTCACCTATCACAAAAAGCTTTGCCTGAATATGGCCTTTCTCTCTAGTCAGgatgttgtatctggtctgtaactggtctctctctctagacaggttgttgtatctggtctgtaactggtctctctctttagtcaggttgttgtagctggtctgtagctggtctctctcttcagttgcgTTGATTTTATACAGGGAGAAACTCTGGAAcaaggtgttccttttatcctcAGAATCTTTGATGGCTCTGTTATCTACAAAGTATAAACACATAGTTACTATGTAAAACACCAGGTAAATAGGCCTAATAACCTGCATTTCTTACAACTAGGTGATAAGCAATGAACGTGGACACAAACTcacagtagacagacaggcctatgatcccagccagtagaacacacagcagccccagaAACACAGCAACAACTAGGAAGGGTCTCTTCCCTGAGCTATCAGGATCTGTGGACACATACAAGAGacttttatgtttttttgtgtgtgttatacGTTTCCTGGTCTTCTGGTCCATTATTAGGAGCAGTGTCTACTTGACCTTCTTGTTCATATCTGGTTCAGCATAGATGACCTTTGACATCTTTAACAATGCCTGGGTCTTTCTTTCTATGTAGGTCTACTATACTTTAAGTCTCTGCTTCTAGAATTAATGTGGTGGTCTTCAAACACAGCCACCAGGAGGCATCGTACGTCAACTGCAAGCCCTCTATAAGTTAAGTCTCTGCTTCTAgtgatgtctctgtctctgagtcatctgtgtgtctctgtttgtgtgaCTGCTGTAGGTGTTAACTCTACGGAAGTATCAACAAAATTACACGGGTAGTTGTGGCTATGCTAACGCATAAAatgcttgtgtgcatgtgtgagaggTTGTTACAGTGGTTATTGTTAAACCATTTTCTGCAGAACAATATAAAAATCATTCCATGTCTCTACATGGTTATCTTGTCCAGAGTATATCTTAACACAGTCCCCCTGTCCAGGGAATGGGACTTGCTATTTGTGATGATGGACAGGACACTATAATACCAGGAAGATATAGATCATAGAGGGGAAGTGGAGAACAAAGACTAGCTGTTAACATATATTAAATATCATATGTAACAGCCCCAAGATAATTCAGGGAGTTTCCAGAACTCCCCATTCCTTTCACCTTTCTGCTGATTTGGACCCTCTGTTTACTCCCAAATATACACCAACAtgttcaggaagtccaggactacAAACATGGGTCATTATAATGTCCATACAATAGATTTGACACTATAAACTGCTCCAATTGGATATTGAGGGTCGGTAGGCTTAACTAGAGAGGATGAGATGGCGACATTACTGGCCACAGCGCTCTTCTCTCTCAATGAATCTGATTGCTTGAGTTTTTGAGTGACAGCTGGTTGAACCACTGAAAAGATCCACTTCACTTCCCTCTTTTGGGACACATATGGGGGAACAACAATCAAATATGAGCATTTGATATTGTGCTTATATGTAACTTGACAACAAAAGCTGACTGATCAAGGTTATTAGGAGAACACATagcagccccagacacactgcagtATCTCCACAGGGTCTCTTCCACCACTGAAAATGTACTGAATCACAAATGATTAAAGATCTTTGGTAATATGTTTTATTGTATCATCCAGGATTGGGACAAATAAAGGTTTAGTCATACAGGGTAATCTCACCTGTTTAAtactttgtttgtgtgtgtgtgtgtgtgtgtgtgtgtgtgtgtgtgtgtgtgtgtgtgtgtgtgtgtgtgtgtgtgtgtgtgtgtgtgtgtgtgtgtgtgtgtgtgtgtgtgtgtgtgtgcatgcaatcTTACCTGAAGCAACAACTCCAACTCTTGGACTGGGTTTGAAGGCTGCTACGTTGCCATATAATTGGCCATCAATGTCTGTGTTCTTCATTGCATTAGGTTTGTTGTCTTCAAATCCATCTGAGTTTTCATAAACTCCCTCTGACATCTTAACACACTTGTGGTCAAATACAGTTACTTCTACATCCTTACTTCAACTCTAATATACGTTTGTAGCTGTGTCTTCCCCCTCCACTGTCCTGCGTCTGTGTGACTTTAGGAAGTTAAACTCTTTATCAGTCAACCAAAGTGTGAAATTAACACAACACTGGCCACCAcgtgactcccaccagccttagtttataatataatacatgatatgactcccatcagccttagtttgataatataatacatgtgtCTAGCAGGAGTCACCCAGGTATACAGCACAAGAGGAAAACCCATCTGGGTTCAAGCCAACAGTATGAATGACAGCAGGGGGTGTTTCCATGGGTCATGAGCGTTGGTGCACTGGGGCCTAGGCTGGAGCTGACCTACACCACTTTGCAAAATGGTTTGGTTTCTGATATCGTCTACATGTCGGTCCAGGAGCGGGGCAGTCAGGGGCAAGTGAAATGTCTATTGGAACGACAATTGGCACACCGTTGACACACATGGGTTGTCATCAACTGCACCGAGGTACTCATGTCACTGTCTGAGTGACAACTACAGTTTGAGCACTGAGACTGCTGCACAGCTTGAACAGCACTGGaagcatgtgtctgtgcctcaGAGATCTTAGTTGCACAGTGAGCTGCTGATTCCACTTGGGAAGCTTTGTTGAAACTCTGTTTCTTTGCCAAATGTCCATCCAAAAGTTAAACAGGTGCATCATATGTGTTAACTTCCCCGAGCATTTGGAAAATGCACAGGCCCTCGGTGCTGAGACAGTGGAAAAGAATGGCCCTTTTCCTCTCAGGGCAAAAACctctggggtagggggcagtattttgacatccggatgaaaagcgtgcccaaagtaaacttcccgttactcaggcccagaagctaggatatgcatatacttggtagattcggataggaaacactctaacgtttctaaaactgttacaataatgtctgtgagtataacagaacttatttagatggcgaaaccccgaggacaaaccatccagggaaaAAAGAAATTGAGGTCATAGGATTTTCCAATGCGTTCCTATGGGATACCCTTATTattaggaacctggttgcagttcctatgacttccactagatgtcaacagtctttagaatttGTTCAaagtttttcttttgagaaattaagCAGTAGTCCTATTCAttgtaagtgtcactccaggtggactctaCTGTTTTAGTGCAGGAGGAGCGAGCTCCACATTATTTTTATTcggtattagaaacagtttattccgttTTAAATTGTAtcaattatttacgttttagggtacctaaggttggattaggaacgttgtttgaaatgttaggaccaagtttacaggtaacttattagatactttgtaggcatgttgggcgagttgaaaccgctgtatttctgaatcaaatgaGCCAAATAAATGGAAACTTTTGGTAATTTTTGGTAATTTTTGATAATCGCATTCTGTGCTTTCacaataaagcctttttgaaatctgacacagcggctggattaacaagaagttaagctttattttgatgtataacacctatattttcaagaatgttaaatatttgaatttagtatttttgaatttcacgctctgcaatttcacaggatgttggccaggtgggacgctaccgtcccacctgcctgTAAGAAGttttaagcacacagccaagccaacgcaggagtggctttgggacaagtctctgaatgtctttgagtgacCTAGCTAGAGCCCGGccctgaacccgatcgaacatctctggagagacctgaaaatagctgtgttgcgaaactccccatccaacctgacagagcttaagaggatctgcagagaagaattgcagaaattccccaaatacaggtgcgccaagcttgtagcgtcagacccaagaagactcaaggctgtaatcactgccaaaggggcttagacaaagtaccgagtaaagggtctgaatacttatgtaaatgtaatagttaatgttaaaatgtttttgttgttgttgtcaaaaaacaggttttgctttgtcattatgaggtgttaggtgtagattgatgaggagaaaaacgatttaataaacattagaataaggctgtaacgtaacaaaatgtggaaaaagtaaacatgtctgaatacattccaaatgcactgtatgtatagaGGGATGTATAGACCTCAATAGAGGTCACATTCTAATGCACGCACACAGGCAGGAAACACAAGGCTTCTGAGAATTGATTGTTCACACTTCTTTCATACTGAAGATGACTAACAGCAACACCACTGCTGATACTGAGAAAATGTTTCCCATAGTAACAGTACAGAAAGACCCTTAAACCTCattttcatccttctcctctaatcagggactgattcaggTCTGGAATACTGATAGCCAATATACCACTAATAAATCACCCAGAATAATGGAAAGCAGCATTACAGTGACGATTGAGGCCCCCAGTCCAGggtttcccaaccctctcctctgGGACCACCAGACGTTTCACTTTTTGGTTTTAGCCCTaaactagcacacctgattcagtcTACTAACCATCAACCCCTTGACTAATTGATGCGGGTGTGCGTGTCTGGTGAACCCAGAGGAGAAGGTTGGGAAGTACCGCACCTTGTAGGTGGTCCTGTAGTGCCACAGGCATGTTTTTAATTTAACCGACCTGGAAGACCAGATgatgttgaatttaggcaatcactgaactgattcCTATGGAACGCCTTTATCGGCATTCCATAGATCCCTACTGTGTGAGTGGATTTGAATAACCCTAGTCTAAGCTTTCTCTGTCAATCATGCCTTTAGCTGGTTAAGTGAAATGCTTCCCTCTTCTGGTAACTGTGAAGAATGCTCCATGTCACCACAGCCTACCTAGACCGAAGCATCTGTCAACCCTCTATTTAAAACGTTTGTTTCCCCAGAATCCAACTCCTAAATAAGTGTGGCCCATTTGCAGGTGTGAGACAGTCATATGAATATGAAAACTCCTTCAtcagatcaataaaaaaagtgaaATGTATCCTAAAATTGTTGCACTATTTTATGTTTGTCAACCTGCCTCAGACAAACCACATTTGTCTTGCTACTACTTACTAAAACGACTGCGTTCTAATCATACTACATACTACTCATTTTTTAtttggtctgtaacaccatgggccaaataggtgactctaaatggcattgtgttgtattatGCAAGACACCACTCTACAAAAGATAATTCATTATTATcggcttatttgcatattcaaaCCTGTCTTAAAATTCAACATCGCCCATTTAATTAAGACATaagctttttacctgactggtttttcaaagacagcttgaaatgtagcctacacgtTGTGTGTtcttgtaggaagcagtaacTCCCCATTACTGATCTATACTAATGTATAactaatgaacacgaggggaggcagagagctggtttcaaacgcagggcgcagcaggtgtttattgtaacggaccacaggaggaggcaggtagctgggtcaaGGGGcagcagaaggtcatacacagggggtccaaaagggaaacagtacaggcagggacaAGGCTAGTAACAttgtccgggagatcaggcaataggtagataacaggaaatccgataggctaaagtacaggcagggaatagacaaaaactatcatacacgggagaaGCAACTCACTGGAAAACCAGCGCGCCAAAAGAAGTGTCACAAAataaacaatacctcacagtgacggggtgcaaagaactgaactaaatagtgtgtgaaaATGACATACAGGtttgtgaacaggtgatcagaattcaggtgattgggatctggagagtgagctgcgatcaggggatctatgtgtttgagagtgtgagctggaaagtgggctggaaagtgagctgcgttcagggggatctacgtgtttgagggtgtgaattagaagcagacgttacaataactgggctaataactcatcAACTAGCGAAGAATATCAAGAAATGTGCACACGAGCGACTCTGCGCTCTGATCTGAACTGATGTGAAATGCGCATTCACTCGCGGGTACTCGCGGGTGATCGAAATACCACTGGGGGGCAACCCCCTTCCAATAAAAATCTGCCCCGTTGTGCTCTGggtctgcctacaacaaaatcacagactCAATCTTGGATAgttatatttgttttgttttgttgcattgaaaaggtgCTGATATAATACTGATTCGATCACAGAAAAAACGTTGATCTATATAGTGCAAACTAATGGGGTTGAactcagtgaagttcaatctcttcTACCTCTGTGTAGCATGGCGTTTCATCTGCGCAGCAGTCCTGGAGGAAGTgcgcagtttagagggaacattgctgtCCACTAGACAGTCTGTTTTTAAAGGCCTGTCACTTACAGTAGCAATAGGAAACTGAGTTTTAACCAGTAGCTATATGTATCAATCATTTCCAGATAACAGATGCATCAAAGACTCTCGAGAGAAGCATTTTTCTCTTATATAACCAATATgactacagagagagaccagttacaataacctgactacagagagagaccagttacaacaacctgactaaagagagagaccagttataacaacctgactaaagagagagaccagttataacaacctgactaaagagagagaccagttacaataacctgactaaagagagagaccagttacaacaacctgactaaagagagagaccagttataacaacctgactaaagagagagaccagttacaacaacctgactaaagagagagaccagttacaataacctgactaaaaagagagaccagttacaacaacctgactaaagagagagacaagttaatacaacctgactaaagagagagaccagttacaacaacctgactaaagagagagaccagttacaataacctgactaaagagagagaccagttacaataacctgactacagagagagaccagttataacaacctgactaaagagagagaccagttacaacaacctgactaaagagagagaccagttacaataacctgactacagagagagaccagttataacaacctgactaaagagagagaccagttacaataacctgactaaagagagagaccagttataacaacctgactaaagagagagaccagttataacaacctgactaaagagagagaccagctacaacaacctgactaaagagagagaccagttacaacaacctgactaaagagagagaccagctacaacaacctgactaaagagagagaccagctacaacaacctgactaaagagagagaccagttataacaacctgactaaagagagagaccagctacaacaacctgactaaagagagagaccagttacaataacctgactaaagagagagaccagttataacaacctgactaaagagagagaccagttataacaacctgactaaagagagagaccagttacaataacctgactaaagagagagaccagctacaacaacctgactaaagagagagaccagttacaataacctgactacagagagagaccagctacaacaacctgactaaagagagagaccagttacaataacctgactaaagagagagaccagttataacaacctgactaaagagagagaccagttataacaacctgactaaagagagagaccagttacaataacctgactaaagagagagaccagctacaacaacctgactaaagagagagaccagttacaataacctgactacagagagagaccagttacaacaacctgactaaagagagagaccagctacaacaacctgactaaagagagagaccagttacaataacctgactaaagagagagaccagctacaataacctgactaaagagagagaccagctacaacaacctgactaaagagagagaccagttacaacaacctgactaaagagagagaccagttacaacaacctgactaaagagagagaccagttataacaacctgactaaagagagagaccagttataacaacctgactaaagagagagaccagttacaacaacctgactaaagagagaggcCATCTCAGGCAAAGCTTTTT from Salmo trutta chromosome 11, fSalTru1.1, whole genome shotgun sequence harbors:
- the LOC115202327 gene encoding CD209 antigen-like protein E; translated protein: MSEGVYENSDGFEDNKPNAMKNTDIDGQLYGNVAAFKPSPRVGVVASDPDSSGKRPFLVVAVFLGLLCVLLAGIIGLSVYYNRAIKDSEDKRNTLFQSFSLYKINATEERDQLQTSYNNLTKERDQLQTRYNNLSRERDQLQTRYNILTREKGHIQAKLFVIEQHCQKGWRYFDSSWYFLSTEKKTWEESRQDCLERGADLVIINSNKEQTFLFNLHMRAWIGLTDSVTEGTWKWVDDTTLTTGYWGTGQPDNGGLFSGQEDCVEIYYGQDDPVKTWNDDKCGTYHNWICEKAL